GTCGTCGCCGCGCGCGACCTGCTGATGCTCGAGCAGGCGCTGCCGCCGCTGAAAGGGCCGAAACTGAAGCAGGCGCTGCCGAACATCATCGAGGATCAACTGATCCAGGATCCGCAGGGCTGCCACATCGCGGTCGACCCGGTGGCGCTCGACGGCGGGCGCCGCGTGCTCGCGGTGATCGACCGCGCGTGGTTCAAGTTCATCGTCGACGCGTTCGCCGCGGCGGGGCATCGCCATCTGCGCGCGGTGCCCGTCACACGCTGCCTGCCGCCCGCGACGCGGCGCGATACGGCCGAGGCCGCCGTCGAAGCCGTCGCGATGCACGAAGCGGCGGCCGGCGCGCCGGGCGATGGCCACGCGGCCGCCGAAGGCGCGAGCGCGGACACCGTCGCGCTGCCCGAGCCGATCGTCGCGGTCGCGCTTGGTCTTGCCGCCACGGCGAGCGCGCCGTCGCTCGCCGAGGAATCCGCGGCGCTGCTGCCGGAGACGGCCGCCGCGCCGCGCGTCGAACTCGCGCTCGCGCGCGGCGCGCTCGGCGAAGGTTTCGCCGCGCCGGTGTCGACCGCGGTGCCGACGCTCGAAGCGCTCGCGAACGGCACGCCGCTCGAGCTCTACGAGCTCGGCGAGCCGGGCGCCGAGCCGCAGCTCGCGTCGGTGCGGCCGCTCGACGACAAGCGCCTGCTGCCGGGCGCGGCGATCTGGCCGTTCGACGCGCTCGTGCGCCGCGCGCTCGACGCGCGCTTCGACCTGTGCCAGTTCGAATTCGAGTTCGCGCCGTGGCGCTTCGACCACGCGACGTTCATGCGCCTGCGCGTGCCGCTCGCGCTGGCGGCGGCGACGCTCGTCGTCGCGGTGATCGGCGTGAACGCGCACTGGTGGAAGCTCTCGCGCGAACGCGACGCGCTCGCCGCGCAGATCACCGAGACGCTGCTGACGGCGTTTCCGAAGACGACGACGGTGCTCGATCCGGCCGCGCAGATGACGCGCCAGCTCGACCGGCTGCGGATCGCGGCGGGCGAGTTGTCGCCGAACGATTTCCTGTCGCTCGCGAGCCGCCTCGCGCGCTCGCTCGGCCCGCTGCCGCCGAACGGCATCGCGTCGCTCGACTATCACGATCGCCGGCTCGACGTCGGTTTCAAGCCCGAGACCAAGGTCGATCCCGACTTCGCGCAGCGCCTCGCGCGCAACGGCCTCGCGGGCGAGATCGACAGCAGCACGGGCAAGTGGATCATTCGGAGCCGGTCATGAAAACGACGGAGTTCAACGAAGCGCTGAGCCAGTTCTGGGAGGCCCGCACCGCGCGCGAAAAGCTGCTGCTCGGCTGGGGCGGCGCGGTGCTCGCGGTCGCGATCGCGTATTCGGTGCTGTGGTCGCCCGCGCAGGAAGGACGCGCGCGAATTCAGCGCGAGCTGCCGACGATGCGCCACGAGCTTGCCGAGATGACCGCGCAGGCGAACGAGGCGCGCTCGCTCGCGGGCGCCGCGCAAGGCGTCGCGCCGACGGGCGTCGCGTTGAAGGATGCGCTTGCCGCGTCGCTGTCCGATCACGGGCTCGCGGCGGCGCCGCCGCAGGTTGTCGGCGGCGGCGTGCAGATCCAGTTGAAGAACGCGTCGTTTCCCGCGTGGACGCAGTGGCTGGACGACGTGCGCCGCCAGTTCAAGGCGCAGGTCGTCGAAGCGCACGTGAGCGCGCTCAAGGAAGACGGCCAGGTCGACCTGACGGCCGTGCTGCAGCCGGCGTCGGTCAAGTGAGCGATGTCGATGCGCGATACGGCCGATGGAGCGCGCGAATGCCGATGACCTGGCCGATGCGCATCCGGCGCGGCGCGCCGTGGGTCGTCGTCGGCGGCCTCGCGATCCTCGTCACGCTCGTCGCGCTGCTGCCCGCGGCGTGGGTGACGCCGCAGTTCGCGCGCGCGACGGGCGGCCGCGTCAATCTCGTCGATCCGGAAGGCTCGCTCTGGCGCGGCTCGGCGACGCTGCTGCTCGCGCCCGGCGCGGACCGCAGCGCGTCGACGCTCCTGCCCGGCCGCGTCGAATGGCGCACGCGGTTCTGGCCGCTTTTCGCCGGGCGCGTGCGGATGCGGTTGCGCCAGACCGATGCGATGCCCGACGGCGTCGCGCTCGATGCGACGCTGCGCGGCGCGGTGTTGTCGGCGGGCTCGATGGCGGTGCCGGCGTCGCTGCTCGTGGGCCTCGGCACGCCGTTCAACACGCTCGACCTGCAGGGTAACGTGCGGCTCGACTGGACCGACTGGCGGCTCTTCGGCGCGGATGCGTTCGGCCAGCTCACGGTGACGATCACCGACATGAGCTCGCGCGTGTCGCGCGTGAAGCCGCTCGGATCGTACCGGGCGGTGCTCGAGGCGCGCGGCGCGAATTCGACGCTCGACCTGTCGACGTCGAAAGGGCCGCTGATGCTGTCGGGGCAAGGGAGCTTCGGCGCGACGGGCACGTCGTTTCGCGGCACCGCGAGCGCCGCGCCCGAGCAGCGCGACAACCTGGCGGGCCTGCTGAACCTGCTCGGCCATCCGATCGGCGGCGGCGCGGTGTCGTTGATTTATGGCGACGCGGCGCGCTGACGTCGAAGGCGCGGCGAGCCTCGCGTCGATCGGCCGAGGCCGGCTCGCGCGGCCGGCGCGGCCCACGGCTTGGCCGACTTGGGGCCGGCCGCCGGATGCACGTCGACGTTGATGCCGGCGGTGCCGGCGAATCGCCGGTGCGACGACCGGCAGTTCCCGGCCGGCCCCGTCATTGCGTGGGCGTGGCGGCCGGACGGACGGCCGACGCATTGGCCGAGGCCGTCGCGACCACGGCCGCCGATCGGGCCGCCGGCCCAACGGCCGCGGCGGGCGTGGCCGCCGGCGCAACCGCCGCAGCCGGCCCAGACGCAGGCTGCGGCGCGGCGGGCGCCTGCATGCTGCCCGTCTCGCGCGCGATCTGCGACACGTCCCATCCGCCGCCCAGCGCCTTCACGAGCCCGACCGACGACACCATCCGCTGCCCGGAAATCGTCGAGAGCTTCTGCTGCGCGCTGAATGCGGTCGTCTGCGCGGTCAGCACGTTCAGGTAGGCGACCGTGCCCGCCTTGTACTGGTTGAGCGTGATGTCGAGCGCATGCCGCGCGGATTCGACCGCCTGCCGCTGCACGGCGATTTCCTGCTCGAGGATGCGCTGCGACGCGAGGTTGTCCTCGACGTCCTGAAACGCGGACAGCACGGCGGCCCGGTACGCGGCGACGTCCTGGTCGTAGGTCGCGCGCGCGGCTTCCGTCTGCGCGGCGCGCAGACCGGCGTCGAACAGCGTCGCGGCGAGCTGCGGGCCGACCGACCAGAAGCGCGCGGGCAGCGTGAAGAGCTGCGACCACACCGAGCTCTGGAAGCCGCCCGACGCGGACAGCGTGAGCGTGGGGAAGAACGCGGCGATCGCGACGCCGATCTGCTCGTTCGCGGCGGCCGCGCGCCGCTCGGCGGCGGCGACGTCGGGCCGCCGCTCGAGAATCGCCGACGGCACATCGATCGGCATCGCGGGCGGTTCGGCCGTGAGCGGCATCGGCGGCAGCGAGAACGTCGACGCCGGCTCGCCGACGAGCGTCGCGATCGCGTGCTCGTACTGCGCGCGCGCGATGCCGTTGTCGATCGCGGCGGCCTGCGCCGATTGCAACTGCGTTTGCGCCTGGATCACGTCCGAGCGCGCGGCGACGCCCTGTGCGTACTGGTTCTGCGTGAGCTGCAGCGATTTCTGGTACGACGCGACGGTGTCGTCGAGGAGTTTTTGCGTCGCGTCCGCGGCGCGCAATTGGAAATAGGTCTGCGCGAGCGTTGCCTGCGCGGACAGCCGCGCGTTCGCGAGATCGGCGGCCGCGGCCGCTTCCCCCGCCTTCTGCGCGCCGACCGTGCGGCTCACCTTGCCCCACAGGTCCGGCTCCCACGACGCATCCAGGCCGACGTTGTAGGTGTTGCCGATCGTGCGCGTCGTGGTGCCCGACGACAGCGCGCTCGACGCGCGCGATTCGCTCGCGGTCAGCCCGAGCGTCGGGAAGTACGACGCGCGCGCCTGGGCGACGAGCGCACGCGCCTGCCGGTACGCGGCCGCATATTGCGCGACGGTCTGGTTCGACGCGTTGAGCTTGTCGACGAGCGCGTTCAGTTGCGGATCGTCATAGATCGACCACCACGGGCCGCGGTCCGCACGGTCCGCCGGCTGCGCGACCTTCCAGCCGGGCGGCGCTTCCTTGTATGCGGCGGGAATCGCCGCGTCGGGGCGGTGATAGTCGGGCCCGACCGCGCAGCCGGCGAGCAGCACGGCTGCCGCTGCGGCGACGGCGGCGCTCAGCGCGCGGCGCGCGCGCGGATGTGGGACTTGCGGCATGTTCTGGATTCCTGTCGAGGCGGCCGCCGGTGGACCGGACGAGCGGGCGATGCGGCCGAAACGCTGACGGCGTGGCCGAAATGGTAACTGACGGGTGCGGGAATGCGCAGACGTTAGGTTAAGGCGCGGATGGGGCCGGATGTGTTACCGGCGCGCGGCATCGGTTTACCGCGCGTTACGCGCGCCGGCCGCAGCGGCGCGCGGAAAGGGCTCTCAAGAGCAGCGGACGGACTCGCCATGCGCGGCGGCGAGGCATAGCTGCGGCGCCGAAGACTCCCGAGCGGGCGCGGCTCTGCCGCCGCCATCGCGCGCGGCGCGGTGCCGCCGCTGATCGAACCAAGCGAACCCGAGCGCCGCGAGCGAGCCGCCCGGCACGATCAGCAGCGCGGCGTACAGCGCGATCTTCCAGCCGCGATGCGGACCGGACAGCGTGTGGCGGGCAGTGTCGGACAGGTTGCGGCGCAGCGCGCCGGCGGCATGTTTCAGGAACGGCATGGGGAAATCCTCGGGACGCGCACCGGGCAAGGCGGCGGCGCGTGCAAAGCGGGTCAGAACATTGTCTCTGGCGGCGCATTAAGCGCATAACTCATTGACTGAAATAATATTGACTATGCAATAAATATTCAAGATACTGGCGGCGTTTTTCCTGGAATGCACTGTTGCGGTTCGCGCAATCGACCGGACAGCTTGACGATGAGCGGCCTATACGACCCGGAGCACATCGAGCTCGAATCGAGCCTCGGCTATTACCTGACGAAGGCGCGGCAAGCGCTCGTCGAGCGGCTCGACCGTGCGCTCGGCCCGCTCGAGCTGACCGCGCAGCAAATCAGCGTGATCCTGTTGCTCGCGCGCGGGTATGCGCGCACGCCGTTCGAGCTGTCGCGCAAGCTGTCGTACGACAGCGGATCGATGACGCGCATGCTCGACCGGCTCGAGAAGAAGGGCTTCGTCGCGCGCGCGCGCAGCGAATTGGACCGCCGCGTGATCGAGCTCGCGCTGACCGAGCGCGGCGCGCAGGCCGCGCAGGCGCTGCCCGCGCTGATCGCGACCGAGCTGAATGCGCAGCTCGAGGGCTTCTCGGCCGGCGAACTCGCGCTCCTGACCGACCTGCTGCGGCGCTTCATCGCGAACGCGCCGGGCGCCGCGGATTCCGCATGCGCCGCGTCGATCGCCGAGCCGCCGCCGGGTAAGCGCTGACCGGGAAAGAGCATGGACGACCCTCGGATTGCGGCCCGTTTGCCGCCTATTTATCTGTCTGGGCAGAAGCTGACAAGACACTTACTGTCGGTCGATGTGGATGCACAAAAGGATGACGGGGCAACATTCGCCCCTTAGGAGAGACGCATGGCTGCGACGGCCCCCGCTTCCGCTTCCCTTTCCGCCGAGCCGGCGCCGCTGTCGGGCGGCACGCTCGCGCTGCTGACGGTCGGGCTCGCGCTCGGCACGTTCATGGAGGTGCTCGACACGTCGATCGCGAACGTCGCGGTGCCAACGATCTCCGGCAGCCTCGGCGTCGCGACGAGCGAAGGCACGTGGGTGATCTCGTCGTACTCCGTCGCCTCCGCGATCGCGGTGCCGCTCACCGGCTGGCTCGCGCGGCGGGTGGGCGAGGTGCGGCTCTTCACGCTGTCGGTGCTCGCGTTTACGATCGCGTCGGCGCTTTGCGGCCTCGCTGAGAATTTCGAATCGCTGATCGCGTTCCGGCTGCTGCAGGGCCTCGTGTCCGGCCCGATGGTGCCGCTGTCGCAGACGATCCTGATGCGCAGCTATCCGCCCGCGAAGCGCGGGCTCGCACTCGGCCTGTGGGCGATGACGGTGATCGTCGCGCCGATCTTCGGCCCCGTGATGGGCGGCTGGATCACCGACAACTACACGTGGCCGTGGATCTTCTATATCAACCTGCCGATCGGCATGTTCTCGGCCGCGTGCGCGTTCTTCCTGCTGCGCGGCCGCGAGACGAAGACGACGAAGCAGCGGATCGACGCGATCGGGCTCGCGCTCCTCGTGATCGGCGTGTCGTGCCTGCAGATGATGCTCGATCTCGGCAAGGACCGTGACTGGTTCAATTCGACGTTCATCACGTCGCTCGCGCTGATCGCCGTCGTGTCGCTCGCGTTCATGCTCGTGTGGGAGGCGACCGAGAAGGAGCCGGTCGTCGATCTGTCGCTCTTCAAGGACCGCAACTTCGCGCTCGGCGCGATGATCATCTCGTTCGGCTTCATGGCGTTCTTCGGCTCGGTCGTGATCTTCCCGCTGTGGCTGCAGACCGTGATGGGCTACACGGCGGGCCTGGCCGGCCTCGCGACCGCGCCCGTCGGCTTCCTCGCGCTCGTGCTGTCGCCGCTCATCGGCCGCAACATGCACCGGCTCGATCTGCGGATGGTCGCGAGCTTCGCGTTCGTCGTGTTCGCCGGCGTGTCGATCTGGAACTCGACCTTCACGCTCGACGTGCCGTTCAACCACGTGATCCTGCCGCGGCTCGTGCAGGGGATCGGCGTCGCGTGCTTCTTCGTGCCGATGACGACGATCACGCTCTCCAGCATCTCCGACGAGCGGCTCGCGAGTGCGTCGGGGCTGTCGAACTTCCTGCGCACGCTGTCGGGCGCGATCGGCACCGCGGTCAGCTCGACGTTCTGGGAAAACGATGCGATCTATCACCACGCGCGGCTCGCCGAATCCGTGGACGTCTACGCGCAGAGCACGATCGACTTTCAAGGCGCGCTCGCGCGGCTCGGCATCGTGGGCGACGTGTCGACCGCGCAGATCAACCAGATCGTCACGCAGCAGGGCTTCATGATGGCGACCAACGACTTCTTTCACATTTCGGCGCTCGCGTTCGTCGCGCTCGCGGCGCTCGTGTGGGTGACGAAGCCGAAGAAGGGAGCCGGGCCCGCGATGGGGCATTGAGCGGCGGGCTCCCGCGCGCGCCGTGCGTCATGCGCCGCGCGCCTCGGGCGGTTCGTGTGCGGCAGGATGAGGGCAGGGCGCGCCCGTGCGACGCCGCGCGCCGGAAGCGGCGGCTCGGCTGGCCTGGCCGCGCGATGCGATGGGCGCGCCAGCCTGGATCGTTCCGACCCTTCGGATAACCCGGATCGCCGCGGCGAGCACCCCGTTCGCCGGGGCGCCGCGTTCAGCGCGCGCGCAGGCTGCCGAACGCGAGATCGTCGCCCGGATCGATGGGCTCCGTCTCGCGTGCGACGTCGAGCCACGCGCGCGCCGCGTGCGACAGGTATCCCTTCTTGAGCCAGCCGATCGCGATCGCCCATGTGATTTCCGGCTCGACGATCGGCCGGCACGTGAACTGCGCGGCGTCGAGCCGCCGGCAATACGGTTCGGGCAGCAACGCGATGCCGACGCCCGCGTGCACGAGCGCCGCCATGAAATCCCAGTGACCGCTGCGGCTCACGATCTGCGGCGTGAAGCCGACCTTGCGGCACGCGTCGAGCACCGCGTCGTGCAGCGCGAGGCTTTCCGCATAGAACACGAACGGTTCGTTGGCCAGATCGGCGAGCGGCACCGTCGCGTCGGCGTCCCAGCGCGAGCCGTGCGGCGCGACGAGCCACAGCGGCGCACGCACCATCGGCAGCACGTCGAACACGGCCGGATCGACGGGCTCGAGCACGCCGCCCAGCTCCAGCTCGCCCGCGACAAGCGCTTCCTCGATCTTCCGCGCGCCCTGCTCGAACAACTTCAGCTCGATTCGCGGATAGCGCGCCTTGAACGCGGCGATCGCCGGGGTGAACAGCGAACCGCCGAGCGGCGGAATCCCGACCGTCAGCTCGCCGCGCCCGAGCGTGCCGAGATCGTTCAGCTCGGCCTGGAGCTGCGCCTGCGCGGCGAGCACGTCCTGGCCACGCTGATAGACGATCCGGCCGGCGTCCGTCAGCACCATCTGGCGACCGTCGCGCAACAGGAGCGGCGAGCCGATTTCGTCCTCGAGCGCTTTCACCATCTTGCTGATCGTCGGCTGCGTGACGTGCATCTGCTCGGCCGCGACGGTGAAGCTCTGCTGCCTGACCACCTCGACGAAATAACGCAACGCGCGCAGCTCCATCAGCGCCTCCTGTTCAGTGAGCGAATCGGCAAAGATTCCTAAACGGAATGGTTTTTATAGAACCAAGTCATTTTATTTATGGTCGCGTGAATCCTATACTGCCTCCATTCTGTAAAGCAAGGCATTTCGGGAGCATTCGATGACCAGGATCTCGGCTACGGCAACAGCGGCGACCGCGCGCGCCGGACGCACGGCGCGCATCGCGCTGCAGACGGCCGCGCTCGGCGCGCTGTGGGCGGCGATCGACTGGACGGTGCGCGCGCTCGGCGTGCCGGTGCCGTCCGGCGTGGTCGGCCTCGCGGTGCTGCTTGCGCTGCTGCTGTCCGGCCGCGTCGCGCCCGGCTGGGTGAAGGACGGCGCGAACTGGCTGCTGGCCGACATGCTGCTCTTCTTCATCCCGGCGACCGTCGCGGCGGTTCAGTACGGCGGGCTCTTCAAGGCGGACGGCTGGCGGCTCGCGCTCGTCGTGGTCGCGGGAACCACGTTCGTGATGCTGTCGGTGGCGATCGCGGTGGACATCGCGGCGGGCTTCGAACGGCGGCTCGCGGTGACGCGCGTGCGCGCCGGCCGCCGCCGCGCGCGGGCCTGACGCCGTCCGGTTCCCCTTCTCCCCAATTCACGCCATTCGTTGATGGCAACGGTTCCGCAGGCTGCATCATGACGACGCCCGATCTCTCGTTCCTCACCGCGCCTTCGAGCGCCGCGATTTCCGCCGGCTGCTTCGCGCTCACGATCGCGCTCTATTTCGCGTCGAAGCGGCTCTATGCGTACCGCAAGACGCTGTTCTTCTCGCCGCTCGTGCTCGTGCCGGCCGTGCTCGTCGCGTTCGTCGCGCTGACGGGCATTCCGTACGCGGTCTACTTCCGCGATACGCGCTGGCTGATGTGGCTGCTCGGCCCGGCGACGATCGCGTTCGCCGTGCCGATCTACGAGTACCGCGAGCTGATGAAGCGCCACTGGTTCTCACTCGCGGTGGGCGTCGTCGTCGGGATCGCGGTTGCGATCTGCGGATCGCTGCTGCTGTCGAAGCTGCTGCATCTGTCGCCCGAGCTGCAGCGCAGCCTCGTCACGCGCTCGGTGTCGACGCCGTTCGCGCTCGCCGTGTCCGACCGGATCCACGCGCCGCGCGATCTCACCGCGCTCTTCGTGATCGCGACCGGGATCTGCGGGATGCTCGTCGGCGAATTCGTGCTCGCGCTCGTGCCGCTGCGCTCGCGGCTCGCGCGCGGCGCGTTGTTCGGCGCGGCCGCGCATGCGGTGGGCACCGCGAAGGCGCGCGAGATCGGCAGCGAGGAAGGCGTCGTGTCGAGCCTCACGATGATGATCGCGGGCGTCGCGATGGTGCTGATCGCGCCGCTGCTGACGCTGCTGCCGATCTGATTCTTCGCTCCGGCCGGTCGCGCCGCGTCGCGCGTGCGGCGGCACGCGATCGCCGGCATGCGGCGGCTGCCCGCCGGCGATCGCAAGCCGCCCCGTGACGGGCGCCGGGCCGGCTCTTCCCGGTTGCCGGCGCTGCCCCGCGGGCGTTGCTTCCCCCCTTCTTTCGCAATCGTCGCTCCCGGCGGCGTACGGCGCATCGGCCTCGGCTTTCACGCGCTTTGGGGTTCCGCATCGGCTCGTGCCCTCCGGCTTGTCGCCTGCGCGGCGCTGCCCGGTACGGCTTTCGCCCGATCGCATCGCCCCCTCCCCGTCCTCGGCCGGCCGCGACCGTTCGTCCGGAGTTTCCGGTCGGCCCCGGCCGGTCCGTTCTCACGCCTGCCTCCTTGTTCGCCCGCGCGGCCCGTCCCGGCCGCCGCTCCCGCCAGCCGCATCGCGCGCCGCGGGCCGCGGCCGCCGTGCCCGGTTGCCCTTCGCCGCCCTCGCCCGCCCGACGGACAAACGGCTGAGATAGCCGCAAATCCCCCCTCTATTCCACCCATCGTGTGCGGCCCGGATGCCGAACAATGCAGGCTACTTAGAGTCTTCCCGCAGGCACGCCATGGCTACCACCGCAAACCCGACCGTCGACAAACCGGCCTCGTCCGGCAAGCTCAAGCGCATCGTCCTTTTCCTGCTGATCGGGATCGTCGCCGCCGCCGCCGCCGCGGGCGGCACGTATTTCGTGCTGTTGAAGGAAGGCGCGCGCGGCTCGGCGCCGAGCGCGCCCCCGCCGCTCGCGGTGCCCGCGTTCTTCCCGCTCGAGCCGCTCACCGTGAATCTCCAGTCCGACGACGGCGTTCAGCACTACCTGCGCGTCGGGCTGTCGCTGAAGCTGACCGACCCGAAGGCGCAGGAGTACCTGACCCAGCACATGCCGGAGCTGCGCAGCCGGATCCTGCTCGCGCTGTCGAACAAGCATCCCGAGCAGCTCGCGACGCTCGAAGGCAAGCGCGCGCTCGCCGACGAACTGAAGACGCTGATCGAGCAGCCGACCCAGCCGGGCAATCAGAGCGCACGCGTCGACGACGTGCTGTTCACCGAGTTCGTCGTCCAATAACGCCGCCGGCAAAGGAGCGCGCATGGGCCACGAAGAATTCATGTCCCAGGAGGAGGTGGATGCACTCCTCAAGGGCGTCACGGGCGAAGACGACTCTGCCGACGAACCGGCCGAGTCGTCCGGCATCCGCCCCTACAACATCGCGACGCAGGAGCGGATCGTCCGCGGCCGGATGCCCGGCCTCGAGATCATCAACGATCGTTTCGCGCGCCTGCTGCGGATCGGCATCTTCAACTTCATGCGGCGCACGGCGGAGATCTCCGTGAGCCAGGTGAAGGTGCAGAAGTACAGCGAGTTCACCCGCAACCTGCCGATTCCGACCAATCTGAACCTCGTGCACGTGAAGCCGCTGCGCGGCACGTCGCTGTTCGTGTTCGATCCGAACCTCGTGTTCTTCGTCGTCGACAACCTGTTCGGCGGCGACGGGCGTTTCCACACGCGCGTCGAGGGCCGCGACTTCACGGCGACCGAGCAGCGGATCATCGGCAAGCTGCTCAATCTCGTGTTCGAGCACTACGCGGTTGCATGGAAAAGCGTGCGGCCGCTGCAGTTCGAGTTCGTGCGCTCGGAGATGCACACGCAGTTCGCGAACGTCGCGACGCCCAACGAGATCGTGATCGTCACGCAGTTCTCGATCGAGTTCGGGCCGACGGGCGGCACGCTGCACATCTGCATGCCGTACTCGATGATCGAGCCGATCCGCGATGTGCTTTCCTCGCCGATCCAGGGCGAGGCGCTCGAGGTGGACCGCCGCTGGGTGCGCGTGCTGTCGCAGCAGGTGCAATCGGCGGAAGTGGAACTGGTCGCGGATCTCGCCGAGGTCCCGACGACGTTCGAGAAGATTCTCAACCTGCGCGCGGGCGACGTGCTGCCGCTCGACATCGCGGATTCGATCACCGCGAAGGTCGACGGCGTGCCGGTGATGGAGTGCGGTTACGGCATTTTCAATGGCCAGTACGCGTTGCGCGTGCAGAAAATGATCAGCGCAAGCGACACGATGAAGGAAGGTGGATATGACTGAGTTGAACGCGACCCCCGAGGCCGACGGCATCGATGAACAGGCGTTTGCGGACGCCGCGATGAGCGCCGCCGCGGCCGACGGCGCGGCACCCGCCGCGCCGCAGGAGGAGATGGCGATGGACGACTGGGCGGCCGCGCTCGCCGAGCAGAACCAGCAGCCGATCGAGACGGGCGCGACGGGCGCCGGCGTGTTCCGGCCGCTGTCGAAGGCCGCGGCGAGCTCGACGCACAACGACATCGACATGATCCTCGACATCCCGGTCAAGATGACGGTCGAGCTCGGCCGCACGAAGATCGCGATTCGCAACCTGCTGCAGCTCGCGCAGGGCTCGGTGGTCGAGCTCGACGGGCTCGCCGGCGAGCCGATGGACGTGCTCGTCAACGGCTGCCTGATCGCGCAGGGCGAGGTGGTCGTCGTCAACGACAAGTTCGGCATCCGGCTCACCGACATCATCACGCCGTCCGAACGCATCCGGAAGCTGAACCGATGACACCGCGCATCGCGCCGTCCGTCTCGCCGTCCGTTTCATTGCGCCGGTCGGCCGCGCGCGCGCTCGCGGCGGCGCCGCGCCGCATGCGTCGCGCGCCCGCTTCGCTTGCCGCGCTCGCAATCGGCGCGGCGGCGCTGCCCGCATCGGCCGCCGACATGGACGCGGTGAATCACGCGGCGTCGCTCGCATCGGGCGTCGTCGTCGGCTCGGCCGCGCCGTCGCTCGGCGTCGGCGCGGTGGTGCAGACGCTCGTCGGGCTCGCGGTCGTGATCGGCCTCGTGTTCGGCTGCGCGTGGCTCGCGCGGCGCTTCGGCTTCCAGCCGCAACGCCGCGGCGGCGCGCTGAAGGTCGTCGCGAGCGTCGCGGTGGGCGGCAAGGAGAGCGCGACCGTCGTCGAGATCGGCGACACCTGGCTCGTGCTCGGCGTCGCGCCCGGCAACGTGCGCCTGCTGCACACGCTGCCCGCCGGCTCGGCGGGCGTGATCGGCGCACCCGTCGCACCCGGCGTCGCGCCCGCGGGCGGCGGCCTGCCTCGTGCGCCAGGCGCGCCGGGCGGCACGGCGAGGTCCGGCCCGTTCCCCGAGGGCGCTTCCTTCGGGGCGCGCTTTCGCGACGCGATGCTCGGCGAGGCCGCGAAGCGTTTCAAGCGCGACGGCGGCAAGGATCGCTGACATGCCGCGCCTTCGTTTCGTCGCGCCGCGCGCGGATGCCGCCGCACGCGCCCACTCCGACAGCCGTTCGATGAAAACCGCTTTCCTG
Above is a window of Burkholderia thailandensis E264 DNA encoding:
- a CDS encoding CidA/LrgA family protein, giving the protein MTRISATATAATARAGRTARIALQTAALGALWAAIDWTVRALGVPVPSGVVGLAVLLALLLSGRVAPGWVKDGANWLLADMLLFFIPATVAAVQYGGLFKADGWRLALVVVAGTTFVMLSVAIAVDIAAGFERRLAVTRVRAGRRRARA
- a CDS encoding LrgB family protein — translated: MTTPDLSFLTAPSSAAISAGCFALTIALYFASKRLYAYRKTLFFSPLVLVPAVLVAFVALTGIPYAVYFRDTRWLMWLLGPATIAFAVPIYEYRELMKRHWFSLAVGVVVGIAVAICGSLLLSKLLHLSPELQRSLVTRSVSTPFALAVSDRIHAPRDLTALFVIATGICGMLVGEFVLALVPLRSRLARGALFGAAAHAVGTAKAREIGSEEGVVSSLTMMIAGVAMVLIAPLLTLLPI
- the fliL gene encoding flagellar basal body-associated protein FliL encodes the protein MATTANPTVDKPASSGKLKRIVLFLLIGIVAAAAAAGGTYFVLLKEGARGSAPSAPPPLAVPAFFPLEPLTVNLQSDDGVQHYLRVGLSLKLTDPKAQEYLTQHMPELRSRILLALSNKHPEQLATLEGKRALADELKTLIEQPTQPGNQSARVDDVLFTEFVVQ
- the fliM gene encoding flagellar motor switch protein FliM translates to MGHEEFMSQEEVDALLKGVTGEDDSADEPAESSGIRPYNIATQERIVRGRMPGLEIINDRFARLLRIGIFNFMRRTAEISVSQVKVQKYSEFTRNLPIPTNLNLVHVKPLRGTSLFVFDPNLVFFVVDNLFGGDGRFHTRVEGRDFTATEQRIIGKLLNLVFEHYAVAWKSVRPLQFEFVRSEMHTQFANVATPNEIVIVTQFSIEFGPTGGTLHICMPYSMIEPIRDVLSSPIQGEALEVDRRWVRVLSQQVQSAEVELVADLAEVPTTFEKILNLRAGDVLPLDIADSITAKVDGVPVMECGYGIFNGQYALRVQKMISASDTMKEGGYD
- the fliN gene encoding flagellar motor switch protein FliN is translated as MTELNATPEADGIDEQAFADAAMSAAAADGAAPAAPQEEMAMDDWAAALAEQNQQPIETGATGAGVFRPLSKAAASSTHNDIDMILDIPVKMTVELGRTKIAIRNLLQLAQGSVVELDGLAGEPMDVLVNGCLIAQGEVVVVNDKFGIRLTDIITPSERIRKLNR
- the fliO gene encoding flagellar biosynthetic protein FliO codes for the protein MTPRIAPSVSPSVSLRRSAARALAAAPRRMRRAPASLAALAIGAAALPASAADMDAVNHAASLASGVVVGSAAPSLGVGAVVQTLVGLAVVIGLVFGCAWLARRFGFQPQRRGGALKVVASVAVGGKESATVVEIGDTWLVLGVAPGNVRLLHTLPAGSAGVIGAPVAPGVAPAGGGLPRAPGAPGGTARSGPFPEGASFGARFRDAMLGEAAKRFKRDGGKDR